CACCAGAACTCGGCCCGGGCCGCCGAGGCCGGAGGTCCGCACCTCAAGCTTTCCGCTGACGGAACCCTCGGCCTCAAGCTGGCGCAGCTTCGATCGAGCTTGAGCTGCTGTCCAGCCAAAGCGACCGGCGATCACGTCGGTTGGGGCGCCGCCGTGGCGCTTCAGAAAGTCGAGCACTGTCTCTTCGGCATGGGTGCCGCCAAGTTTGATGACGTTCACGCCGCGGCCTTCGCTCTTTTTGCCAAGTTTCCCTTTTGCTTGGCCCTACTGATGTCAAAGCTAGCAGGCAAATCGCGCCCTACGGGCCAAAATGCTCCGTTTAACGACATTAAAGAGCCTGTTACCATTCGATTGTACATCAGGCGGTAGAGCGCTTCCGATGACACTTGATCGCGCATCGAGTGGGTTCTCATGATTTCAGGCGTCGACATAGGCCTGCCCGCTGCGACAATGATCTGGATGGCTTCTTCGACCATCCTCTTGTTGACATGGCGGGCACGATACACCCCTCCACCCGCCATTTCTGGCCGAGCGGCTTCAATTGCGGTATTTGCGTCAAACGAGGCCACGAATTCCGACTTCTGATACTCGATCCTCTTGTAAACGAACGGAGCCGGCTCGACGCCGGCAAGCTTCTTCATCGAATCCGAGAACGCCTCGCGCTTGATGAATAGCGCAAACAAGGCCTGATCAATTGCAGCGAGCTCTTCCTGAGCGTGCTCGATAGCCGTCTTTTGATTGTTCTCGCTCATTTCACACCTCCTTCGCCCGCTAACTTCCCCAGAAACTGGAAAGGAAGCACTCGACGAATAGACCCATATGCATATATCCAAAACGAGTAAAGCGTCGATGTTGATATTGGTTGCGAAATCTCCGCTTTGGGCTATCAAATTCCCCAGGAGCACCCGCTCTCCCTCGTATTCTTCCGCCTTGTCTGAGCCCCCAGGGCGATCGTCGACCGCAATTCGCCCCTGAATACCCTAAATAGATGTACGCTGCATGGCTCTATGGTCAGCAGGCGGACCGCTCCCGCGCCCTGGCTCCGCTATTTCCCGGCTTCCATCGGGGAGGGCTTCCCGTCGCCCCAGACTGCAAGTCGGAACGAGCAGCTGGCCCCGCCCTCACAGGACTTGGCGCGGGGCGATTCAGGCGAACGCCCCGCTTTGATCCCCAGATGAATCTGGCAGGTGTCGCAGGCCCACCAGATCGTGTCGCCGACATCAAAGGCGAGGAGTCCGGACACCGACCTCATCGACGCCTGCCAGAATATCTCACCCTCTTCCCGCCCATAGAAGCTATCGGCCACCTCGGTTCCGCGGTACGCGACCTTTTCCGTCGTCGGGCCGATATATTCCGAGAAGACGTAATCCGCCGCTGCGCGGGCGCCAATCAAGGCCTCTCGCTGGAGCAGGCCGAAAAGATCAGCTCTTTCCAGCGCAGAGACCGAGCGCTCGTTCTGTGCGTGGTAGCTCTGCACGAGAAACAGAAGGTCGTCCCTGCTCAAGCTGTCCCATGGCGTCTGGCCGCGGCTGAGGCTTGCGATCGGCAGCATCCTCGCGCGGATCTCGTCGAGCTTGTCGTGACCGGTTCTGCGAGGGATCTTGTCCATGCAGACGATGGTGCCGGCAGCGACCGGTGGCGACAATAGCAGTGGCACCCCGATCCACCGTGCAGTCATCCGGACGTCGCTATCCACCAGATCCTGCAGCTCAATCCTTGCGCTTCCCGCTCCCTCCCATGCACTTGAATTGCAGTTTCAACGCCCGAGACCAGTCCTCAACATGAAAAGTCCAGCTTGCCGCGTCATCCCGGTCATCCACCATATCGAACCCAGCCTCAGCCTGGAGCAGGCGAAGCTGGCCTTCGAGCTCGGAGCCGATGGCGTCTTTCTCATCTCGCATCAGGATGACGACGCGAGCTTGATCCCCCTGGCCAAGCAAATCCGCCAGGAGCGGCCGAGCGCGTGGCTCGGGATCAATTTCCTCTCGATGCACCTCCCCGACGCCTTCAGGCTCGTGGTCGATAGCGACGTCCGGATCGACGGCCTCTGGACCGACCGCCCCGGGGTGAGCTCCGAGGGCTACGAAACCGAGGCCCTGCATCTGGCTACCTACCGGGCCCTGCTCGATGACGCTGGCCGACCGGTTCCCAGCATTTTTGCATCGGTCGCCTTCAAGTATCAGGCGTTCGAAAACGATCCGGGTGTCGCGGCGGCGAAGGCGCTGGAGCTCGGCTTTATCCCCACCACCAGTGGGTCCGCCACCGGGTCGGCTCCCTCCCTGTCCAAGATCGAGGTGATGCGGCAAGCGATCGGTCCTGATGCGCCGTTGGCCTGCGCCAGCGGTATGACCCTCGACAATATCTGGGCCTTCGCTCCTCTGCTTTCCCATGTGCTCGTGGCAACCGGAGTCTCGCGTGACGAGCATCACTTCGATGCCCAGCGGCTCGAAGCCTTCATCCATCTGGCGCGCGCCGCCAGCGAACGATCGACTGCTGCGCCCGAGGTTGTGTGACCGGCCAAGATCGTGCTTTGGTCGGCACGAGATCCATGACCTTTCTGGTTTTCGCGCCGGCCTCCTAAGCTCTGACGATCCGGGCCCCCAATCGCCAGAGGGACGTGGAATGAAACCGCCAGAAGTCATCGAATGGGCTCTCGCGCATGGCTTCCGCCCGACGGGCCACAACGCGTACTCTTGCTCCTACGAAGGCACCGAGTACCAGATTCTGATCCAGAACGGCGGCTACAGGCTGAACCGCAAGGCTCCGGGCGGCAGGGTCCACAGCTCATCGAAGGCCGCTTTCGATGGTCTCCACATCGACGAATTCGGGATGCTCCAAGGCGGCAGCCTGGCTGAGGCGTTCGTCCGCAAGCACTGGCGGGATAGCCTTCCGATGCCGCCGTGGATCACGCCCGAGTACCGGGACCACGCTCTCAATGTCATGATCCCGGATTGGCAGGCCCGAATCTCCCGGTTCTCGCCGGCGCCGTGAGGCGCTCCTAGACTAGCACGGGCATCCCCAGCGCCGACCTCACCGAGACAAGGGTCTGCGCTGCGACCGCGCGCGCTCGCAGAGTGCCGGCGGCGAGGATCGCCATCGCCTCGTCCCTTCCAATGGCACGCCTCCGCTCCCGCATCGGAGACAGGAGAGCCTCCAGGACATCGGCGAGCCGACGCTTGAGGACGCTGTCGCCCAGACCGCCGGCACGGTAGCGGTCCTTGAGATCTGCTACCGCGGCGACATCGCCATCGAAGGCGTCGAGATAGCTGAAGACGACATTACCTTCGACGCGGCCCGGGTCGCTCACCCTGAGATGATTGGGATCGGTAAACATCATCCGCACCTTCTCCCGAACGACGTCGGCCGGGTCCCCAATCTGGATCGCGTTCCCCAAAGACTTGCTGGCTTTCCCGAGCCCATCGATGCCGGGTAGGCGAGTAACAGCCGAGAGTACCGCCTCGGGGCGCGGAAGGATCTCGCTTCCGCCCAACCTGTTCACGCGGATCGCGATCTCCTGCGCGAGCTCGATCATCGGGAGCTGGTCATCCCCGACCGGCACCTTCGTTGCCCGAAACGCCGTAATGTCGGCCGACTGTGATATGGGATAGCAGAGGAAGCCCGCGGGAATATCGCGCTCAAAGCCACGCTGCCGGATTTCGTCGCGAACCGTCGGATTGCGTTCGAGCCGCGAGACCGTGACCAGGTTGAGGTAGAGCATGGTGAGCTCGCTCAACTCCGGGATGCCCGACTGAAGGAACATCGTCGACTTGGTTGGATCTAGCCCCGCCGCGATATAGTCGGCGACGACCTCGGGCACCGCCTCCGCGACCTTGGCGGGGTTTCCCGCATTGTCCGTCATCGCCTGAAGGTCCGCGACAAGCACGAACTGATCGCACGTTTCCTGCAGGCGGACGCGCTCTGCGAGCGAGCCTGCTAGGTGCCCGAGATGCAGGCCGCCCGTAGGGCGATCGCCCGTCAGCACCACCGGGCGCAGCCCCGTCATTCTATCGATAGCCGTCGACATCATTCACCCCTGTTGTGGGGAGCGCGTCCGGCCGGAGAGGCAAAAACAAAGGGGCCTGACTCCTGCCGGAGCGGCCCCTTGGACAATCTCGTTTGCTCACGAATTTCCTCAGCCCGCCCGGATCAGACGAGCGGCCACCACTGGCACGAAGGAGTCGCGAACGAGGTCATTCTTCTGTTTTGGAGACTTCCTTCTTTCGCGTCAAGGAGCAGTTTGACACCCCTCATTAACCCCATGACGTGGATAGATCGCCTTAGGTTGACTCCGTTTGCTCCATTTGACATATCAACCACTAGTGCGCAGCGCAATTGCTGTGTCTGCTATATACTGGAGCTAAAAATGGAAAACGAAGGCAACGAAGTAGCGGCCGTTCGGGCCCGGATCAGCCAGATCGAGGCTCAAATTTTACCTCTGATCGGCAAATGGAAGGCCGCTGCCGATTACCTGCACAGCATAACGGGTGAAACCGTCGCCTGCGGGGAAATCAGTGCTTTAGCTGTAAGTCTGGAGGCGCCGCGCCCGCCGGCACTTCCCGCCGCAGCCAATGAGGAACGAGCCTACCGCAGCAGACAGTTCAACCAACGTGCGGTGGATGAGGCAGTCGCGATCATTGAGCGACACGGAAGGCCTATGTCGGCTCCGGAAATCCATCAGGAGCACTCGAAGAGAGACGAGATCGCGACAGAGGTTCTCTACCGACTGCTGTATAATAGGGTGCTTTCGGGTTCGCTGATGTCGCTGAACGGAGCAATTTGGATAGAGGGCAAAGAACTTCCGCCGGGAAGTTGGAATCTGGCAACGGCGAAGCGCTCGAAAAAGCTTGGAGGAGATGCTCAGGAAAGCGGTCCGAAGTGAGGCCTGCTTTCGCATTCAACGTCCCTTGCGACGCTTCAGGCTACGCTCCAGCACGAACGACAGGACGAGATCAGAACCAAGCTCGGTTGCGGCCACGATCTCCGAGATCGCTTTGCCCCCCTCGAACAGCCGTGTGATCTGCCGGGCCTGCTCGGCCGTGATCACGGAGTCCCCGTCGACCTCCAGTTCGGTCGCCTCTTCCTGATCATCGCCGGCGAGAAAGTCCCGTGCCCGCTTGATACGGCTCTTAACGGTCCCGATCGGGATGCGGAACCGCTCAGCGAGTTCCTCGTACGAGTCCCCATCTGTCACCGCGATCACGATCTGCCGCACCTGAGGCTGCAGGAGCCGAAGCCGGGCCATCATATCCCGCAGCTCGACGGCATGCAGCTGAGCGGCGGGGAAGGGGAGCACACTCGCCAGCTGCCCGTCGATGTCCTCAACCTCCCGTTTTGCCTTGCGATGGTCCGAACGAACGGTGTTGACCATAATCGTCTGAAGCCATGCCCGCAGATTGGTGCCTGGCAAAAAGCTGTGGTGGTTCCGCAGCGCCTTCAGAATGACCGTCTGGACGAGATCCTCGGCAGCATCCCGGCCGCGGACATAGCCGAACGCGGATCGGAGCAGCGACGCCTGGGCTGCGACGACCTCGCGATCGAACGCTGGATCGCGCGCCGGTGTTTCGCTCGCGAATGCCAGGCTCATGCAGCCTCCGCCACCAGCGCACGATCCAGCACTTGGTAAAGCGAGCGCGTCACGACAGCCTGCGTCGAGAGCTTCGAGCGCCGACCCTCAATGACGGCTTGATCGAGGAGCGCGCCAAAGTCGTAGCCCTGGAGCGACCTCAGCACCCGATCCGGCTTGCTGGCGAAAGCGGGCTCGCTATCGAAGACAGCGCAGAGACCCTTCACCAGCGAGGTCCGGACCAGACCGACGTTGTCGCCCGTCTGGGTGATGCACTTGAGCGCAAGCACGAGGGTGGGGCGCTCGACCTCCTTGCGAAGCTTGTCGAGTGTACCGACAGCAAGGGTCTCGCCAGGCGCCATCTTGTCCCCGGGGATCGGATAGCGACAGATCGTGACGCCTCCCTCCGCGCAGAGGGCAACCAGGTCGAGCGCGTCTTCCTCCCCTGCAGCGACGCGAGCTGCGTGGATCTGCAGGGGCGTCAGCTTGGTGACGAGACCATTGATCGCCGCGAAGGCAGCCGCCTGGCCCGCCGGGGTAGCCTCGATCACCATGCAAGGCACTCTTTGGATACCCCGCAGGGCGCCGCCGGTCACACGGTGCTGACCGTCGATGATCGCCCAAAGATCCCCCTCCTGGTCGCTGACGCGGCTGACCAGCACCGTTCCGAAGCGCTGCCAGCTGAAGCTGTTGGCGATTCGCACAACGTTCTTGGCACCCTGCCTGGAGATCTCCCGCTGGTAGCGCGGGTCGACCACGAGCTTGTTGATCTCGATCCACATGAGCTGCGGCTCAACCCCGAAGTCGGAGGACAGGCCGGGTTGGATCAGCGCGGCGAAAGGAGTGATATCGATCGGGCGGTAGGCGACGGTCATGTTTCAGTCCTCCGGCAGGCGATCTCGAATCCTTCTTGATCGTCGAATGCGGCTACCCATGAGTCAAAGCGCTGACGATGAAAGGCACCATCAGAGCAGTGGATTGGGCCTTCATTCCTTAATTTCGAAGGAATGAGTGGATGGCCACCGTAACAATCCTTGGATGAAGCCCCAGTCCGGGGGATTATCAGGGAATTCGCGTTCTCAGGATTCCCATGCTCTCCAAGCTCATCGACCGCCTTCCGGCTGCTTCGGCCCGCAAGCTGAACCTCCTGTTGCTCAGCAGGAGCCGTAGCGAGCCTGCCGCCCCTCGAACCGGTCACATCAATCACATCCTACCGAGGCTGATCCCGAACCGCATCGGGCTCGCAGCCGGGTTCGATCCATCCGCTCAAGCACCGGCGGCGTGGCAGCGTCTTGGCTTCGGATTTGCCGAGCTTGGATCGGTGACCGTCAACGCGAAGAACTCCGGCAAGGCCGGCCGGGAATGGCGCGTCGGCGAGCGCGGGCTCATCCATTCCGGTGAGTTCGGAAATCCCGGCCTGACGGTCTTTGCCGAGAACCTGAAGGCCTTCCGCGACAGCGATGGCGGAAGCGACTTCTGCGTTGGGGCAAACATCCTCTCGCCGGACGGTCGCGGCAACGAGATCCGCATGCTCGGCCAGGCCCTGGTCGACCTCGTCGACTACTTCACCGTCAACGCCTCGTGCCCGAATACCGCGATGGTTCAGACCGCGCTGTCGGGCCCCATCCGCGAGATCAAGGCACTCGTCGGCCCGGCCGAGGGCAAGCCGGTCTTCGTCAAGATCGAGCCGACCGTTCGCCTGGACGTGCTCGAAGCGATGGTCGAGAGCTTCCTTCTGGCTGGCGCCACCGGCTTCGTCGCCGGCAGCAGTCTCTCGTCCCACAGCCGCGACCTGCTCCCGGGCATCACGCTGCCGTGGCCGGTGCGCGGTGGCCCGCATCCGGTGAAGTTCGGGGCCTTCTCGGGGCCCGAATTGCGCGACATCAATCTCGCGATGGTCGCGACCCTTCGACGACTGGCTCCAGACGCGACCATTATCGCGAGCGGCGGCATCTACGAGAAGTCGGACTTGGAGGACTATCTCGGCGCCGGCGCTGATCTCTTCCAGATCCATACCGCACTGGCCCGCGGTGGCCGGGAAGCTGTCGAGCGTCTCATCTACGCCGATGGCGAGATCGGCACCCGAGCCCAACTTATGCAGGCGGCTGAATAGCGATGCCCAACCGTATTCTGGTAGGCGCGCGCTGGCTCGTCATGGATGACGACTATCTCGCTGGGGCCCGCGCGGCTCGCC
The Bosea sp. ANAM02 genome window above contains:
- a CDS encoding FaeA/PapI family transcriptional regulator, which translates into the protein MNVIKLGGTHAEETVLDFLKRHGGAPTDVIAGRFGWTAAQARSKLRQLEAEGSVSGKLEVRTSGLGGPGRVLVWRLPA
- the trpS gene encoding tryptophan--tRNA ligase, encoding MSTAIDRMTGLRPVVLTGDRPTGGLHLGHLAGSLAERVRLQETCDQFVLVADLQAMTDNAGNPAKVAEAVPEVVADYIAAGLDPTKSTMFLQSGIPELSELTMLYLNLVTVSRLERNPTVRDEIRQRGFERDIPAGFLCYPISQSADITAFRATKVPVGDDQLPMIELAQEIAIRVNRLGGSEILPRPEAVLSAVTRLPGIDGLGKASKSLGNAIQIGDPADVVREKVRMMFTDPNHLRVSDPGRVEGNVVFSYLDAFDGDVAAVADLKDRYRAGGLGDSVLKRRLADVLEALLSPMRERRRAIGRDEAMAILAAGTLRARAVAAQTLVSVRSALGMPVLV
- a CDS encoding sigma-70 family RNA polymerase sigma factor, yielding MSLAFASETPARDPAFDREVVAAQASLLRSAFGYVRGRDAAEDLVQTVILKALRNHHSFLPGTNLRAWLQTIMVNTVRSDHRKAKREVEDIDGQLASVLPFPAAQLHAVELRDMMARLRLLQPQVRQIVIAVTDGDSYEELAERFRIPIGTVKSRIKRARDFLAGDDQEEATELEVDGDSVITAEQARQITRLFEGGKAISEIVAATELGSDLVLSFVLERSLKRRKGR
- a CDS encoding ParB N-terminal domain-containing protein: MTVAYRPIDITPFAALIQPGLSSDFGVEPQLMWIEINKLVVDPRYQREISRQGAKNVVRIANSFSWQRFGTVLVSRVSDQEGDLWAIIDGQHRVTGGALRGIQRVPCMVIEATPAGQAAAFAAINGLVTKLTPLQIHAARVAAGEEDALDLVALCAEGGVTICRYPIPGDKMAPGETLAVGTLDKLRKEVERPTLVLALKCITQTGDNVGLVRTSLVKGLCAVFDSEPAFASKPDRVLRSLQGYDFGALLDQAVIEGRRSKLSTQAVVTRSLYQVLDRALVAEAA